A section of the Alkalihalobacillus sp. LMS39 genome encodes:
- the ispG gene encoding flavodoxin-dependent (E)-4-hydroxy-3-methylbut-2-enyl-diphosphate synthase codes for MTQITHRTKTRPVKVGNLTIGGNNEVVVQSMTTTKTHDVEATVAEIHRLEEAGCQVVRVACPDMRAAEAIPHIKARINIPLVVDIHFDYKLALKAIEGGADKIRINPGNIGKREKVEAVVKAAKEKGIPIRIGVNAGSLEKRILDKYGYPTADGMVESALHHIKILEDLDFHDIVVSMKASDVNLAIEAYEKAAKAFQYPLHLGITESGTLFAGTIKSAAGLGAILNMGIGNTVRISLSADPVEEIKVARELLKSFGLAANAATLISCPTCGRIEIDLISIANEIEEYISKIKAPIKVAVLGCAVNGPGEAREADIGIAGARGEGLLFRHGEIVRKVPEATMVEELKKEIDKIAEEHFAKQEQQV; via the coding sequence ATGACCCAAATTACGCATCGTACAAAAACAAGACCTGTTAAAGTTGGGAATTTAACAATTGGTGGTAACAATGAAGTTGTTGTGCAAAGCATGACAACAACAAAAACACATGATGTGGAAGCTACTGTTGCTGAAATCCATCGATTAGAAGAAGCTGGTTGCCAAGTCGTTCGTGTCGCGTGTCCAGATATGCGAGCCGCTGAAGCCATTCCTCACATTAAAGCGCGAATTAACATACCACTTGTTGTAGATATTCACTTTGACTATAAGCTAGCATTAAAAGCCATTGAAGGTGGCGCTGATAAAATCCGAATTAACCCCGGAAATATTGGAAAACGCGAAAAGGTCGAAGCTGTTGTTAAAGCTGCAAAAGAAAAAGGCATTCCAATCCGAATTGGCGTGAATGCAGGATCTTTAGAAAAAAGAATTTTAGATAAATATGGCTATCCAACAGCAGATGGAATGGTCGAAAGTGCCCTTCACCATATTAAAATTCTTGAAGATTTAGACTTTCATGACATTGTTGTATCCATGAAAGCATCTGATGTCAACTTAGCCATCGAAGCGTATGAAAAAGCGGCAAAAGCGTTTCAATATCCGCTTCATCTCGGAATTACTGAATCAGGGACTTTATTTGCAGGAACAATTAAAAGTGCTGCCGGTCTGGGAGCGATTTTAAATATGGGAATCGGGAATACTGTCCGTATTTCGTTAAGTGCTGACCCTGTTGAAGAAATAAAAGTGGCCCGTGAATTATTAAAGTCATTTGGTTTAGCTGCCAATGCGGCTACATTAATTTCATGTCCAACATGCGGTCGAATTGAAATCGACTTAATCAGCATTGCCAATGAAATTGAAGAATACATTTCAAAAATTAAAGCTCCAATCAAAGTTGCCGTTCTTGGATGTGCCGTTAACGGCCCTGGAGAAGCGCGCGAAGCAGACATAGGTATCGCAGGAGCAAGAGGCGAAGGATTATTATTCCGTCATGGTGAAATCGTTCGGAAGGTTCCAGAAGCAACAATGGTGGAAGAGTTAAAAAAAGAAATCGATAAAATTGCAGAAGAACATTTTGCTAAACAAGAACAACAAGTATAA
- a CDS encoding MFS transporter yields MNQTSSKTMLVPILGLLPLIMVLGNSMFIPLLPEVQAELQLTPVQAGLVLTVFSIPAAVMIPLIGFMSDRFGRKKMVLSSLALIMVGSLCSGIALYLHEASFSFLLFGRLLQGIGAGGTAPLAMALVGDLFEGRDRSQALGVLEVFNGVGKVISPILGAFIAVVFAWYGSFYFYFSLAAITFVALLVHLRASPLKSERRFSFKKYVSMIGSVLKREGKWIIPIFFTNGVALFLLFGMLYFLSFELEGVYDIVGMMRGVYLAIPLLALGIVSYWTGIFVGESVERMKQALFFGFFLIVMAFACLIYYHQLIGLLLFLSLAAGGMGLFLPAASTAVTSSVGKEERGFIVSLYNMVRFLGVAFGPVIFSVWMVNLTQMYYWSFFLALVSIFILTAFWSCIPFVKQCV; encoded by the coding sequence ATGAATCAAACAAGCTCAAAAACAATGTTAGTCCCTATCCTTGGCTTGTTGCCACTAATCATGGTATTGGGGAATTCAATGTTTATCCCTTTACTTCCAGAAGTACAAGCAGAGTTGCAGCTTACTCCTGTACAAGCCGGTTTAGTATTAACGGTATTTTCTATTCCAGCTGCCGTGATGATTCCATTAATCGGATTCATGTCTGACCGTTTTGGTCGTAAAAAAATGGTTCTTTCCTCATTGGCATTGATTATGGTAGGCAGTTTGTGCTCGGGTATCGCTTTGTATTTGCATGAAGCGAGCTTTTCTTTTCTTTTGTTTGGAAGACTACTACAAGGGATAGGTGCGGGTGGTACAGCGCCACTAGCTATGGCATTAGTCGGTGACTTATTTGAAGGTAGGGACCGAAGCCAAGCGTTAGGGGTTCTTGAAGTGTTTAATGGAGTTGGAAAAGTCATCAGCCCGATTTTAGGAGCGTTTATTGCGGTTGTTTTCGCATGGTACGGTTCTTTTTATTTTTACTTTTCGTTGGCGGCTATTACTTTTGTAGCTCTTCTTGTTCACTTGAGGGCTTCTCCTCTTAAAAGCGAACGACGTTTTTCTTTTAAAAAATACGTTTCGATGATAGGAAGTGTCTTAAAGCGAGAAGGAAAGTGGATCATTCCTATTTTTTTTACAAATGGTGTCGCGTTGTTTTTGTTATTTGGAATGCTTTATTTCTTATCCTTTGAGCTTGAAGGAGTGTATGATATTGTAGGAATGATGAGAGGTGTGTATTTAGCGATACCATTACTTGCATTAGGGATTGTTTCTTATTGGACAGGCATTTTTGTTGGTGAAAGTGTTGAAAGAATGAAACAAGCGTTATTTTTTGGCTTTTTTCTCATTGTTATGGCTTTTGCTTGTTTAATTTATTATCATCAGTTGATTGGTTTGCTTCTCTTTCTTTCCTTAGCGGCAGGGGGGATGGGTTTATTTTTACCTGCTGCAAGTACTGCAGTAACATCATCAGTCGGGAAAGAGGAGAGAGGGTTTATTGTATCACTCTATAACATGGTTCGATTTTTAGGTGTAGCATTTGGCCCGGTCATTTTTAGTGTGTGGATGGTAAATCTTACCCAGATGTATTACTGGTCATTTTTCTTAGCGTTAGTCTCAATATTTATATTAACAGCTTTTTGGTCGTGCATTCCATTTGTAAAACAATGTGTTTGA
- a CDS encoding DUF1002 domain-containing protein, producing MNLIKRKVLPLLLIMTLLLPNLALADAVVGEVVVTLGADLSEQQRTQILNEMGVSQDIDVIPVTNEEEHQYLGNYISRSVIGNKTFSSAKITIGEEGSGLNVETNNINWVSEAMYANALITAGIKDADIYVTAPFAVSGTGALTGLIKAYEITADIEIPEEQKQIANEELVKTGQLAESIGMEEATELMNRIKEEIAKNPVESEDDLRALIQRVAAELGITLTDEELNGLVSLFMRLKDMNIDWDQVQNQIGKVRDNLGDFLNREDTQGFIASILDAINRLIDQIKGFFK from the coding sequence ATGAATTTGATAAAACGAAAGGTGTTACCACTTTTATTAATCATGACATTGCTTTTACCGAATCTCGCTTTAGCGGATGCGGTTGTTGGAGAAGTTGTTGTTACATTAGGAGCAGATTTATCTGAACAACAACGCACACAAATTTTAAATGAAATGGGTGTTTCCCAAGACATCGATGTGATTCCTGTTACAAATGAGGAAGAGCACCAATATTTAGGGAATTATATTAGTCGTTCTGTCATCGGTAATAAAACGTTCTCGTCTGCTAAAATCACAATTGGTGAAGAAGGCTCCGGCCTTAATGTTGAAACGAACAACATTAATTGGGTTTCAGAAGCGATGTATGCTAATGCTTTAATTACAGCAGGTATAAAAGATGCGGACATTTACGTGACAGCGCCATTTGCTGTATCTGGTACAGGAGCGTTAACGGGATTAATAAAAGCATATGAAATTACAGCTGATATTGAAATTCCAGAAGAACAAAAGCAAATCGCCAATGAAGAATTAGTGAAAACTGGTCAACTTGCTGAGAGTATTGGAATGGAAGAAGCAACTGAATTAATGAATCGAATCAAAGAGGAAATTGCGAAAAACCCTGTAGAATCTGAAGATGACCTTCGTGCCTTAATTCAACGAGTAGCTGCAGAATTAGGAATTACCTTAACAGATGAGGAGTTAAATGGATTAGTGTCCTTGTTTATGCGATTAAAAGATATGAATATCGATTGGGACCAAGTTCAAAATCAAATCGGAAAAGTGCGAGACAATTTAGGTGATTTTTTAAATAGAGAAGATACACAAGGATTTATCGCAAGCATTTTAGATGCAATTAATCGACTCATTGACCAAATTAAAGGATTCTTTAAATAA
- a CDS encoding NfeD family protein, producing MEMLEIATIGFLVVFLGTLFLIGELLVKAKGLFGLLGIGIMTIYFSYHLTGETGLWVVLLYILGLLLFIVDGKVVNDGTVAALGVILMILGLAIPSPNMIYGILVSMAFLVGGFSSLLFLKVFPPRNMWSKMTLKNKLSSEEGYNSINETYVQLVGRKGVTVSPFRPTGTVKIDDELYSATSGSQWLSEGETIEVISVDGTRIVVRRVEQDNKQ from the coding sequence ATGGAAATGTTAGAAATAGCAACGATTGGTTTTCTAGTTGTGTTCTTAGGAACGTTATTTTTAATTGGTGAATTATTAGTTAAAGCTAAAGGATTATTTGGCCTTTTAGGCATTGGTATTATGACGATTTATTTTTCATATCATCTTACTGGGGAGACAGGGTTATGGGTTGTTTTACTTTATATTCTCGGTTTATTACTGTTCATTGTTGATGGAAAGGTTGTTAATGATGGAACCGTCGCAGCATTAGGTGTCATTCTGATGATACTAGGGCTAGCGATTCCATCCCCCAATATGATTTACGGTATTTTAGTTTCAATGGCTTTTTTAGTCGGAGGATTTAGCTCGCTATTATTTTTAAAAGTATTCCCGCCTCGAAATATGTGGTCAAAAATGACATTAAAAAACAAGCTTTCGAGTGAAGAAGGATATAATTCAATCAATGAAACGTATGTTCAATTGGTTGGCAGAAAAGGAGTAACCGTTAGTCCGTTCCGCCCAACAGGAACAGTGAAAATCGATGATGAACTATACAGTGCAACGAGCGGGAGTCAATGGCTTTCAGAAGGTGAAACGATTGAAGTTATCTCAGTCGATGGTACAAGGATTGTTGTTAGAAGGGTAGAGCAGGATAATAAACAATAG
- a CDS encoding DUF1189 domain-containing protein, translated as MNIFKQFLKSLHSPIDIALFRFQGIGKTILYVFLLMLIATLPSIISFGTTLTQAVKSVQEAFEYDIPYFEMNNGVLISDMEEPIIEEDDEGVFIFDTTGVITYDDVVQYETGVAILETEIVFVQDGYAESFYFNDLAAMGMSNFTSENIEGIVNSVGGMMPLIIVVIAVIMYLYNTALKFIGVTVLAVIGLIIKETLHSNVKYRHLWIMSAYTVTLPTILFAYIKLLITVPYPFVFYWLIAIAILTLVVKKVPKPKRKPATPVEAGPEEENEDVKPKE; from the coding sequence ATGAATATTTTTAAGCAGTTTTTGAAAAGTTTACATTCACCAATCGATATTGCCCTCTTTCGCTTTCAAGGGATCGGAAAAACGATATTATATGTATTTTTATTAATGCTCATTGCGACTTTGCCTTCTATCATTTCATTCGGGACAACCTTAACACAAGCGGTCAAATCCGTCCAAGAAGCATTTGAATATGATATTCCTTATTTTGAGATGAATAACGGCGTGTTAATCTCTGATATGGAGGAACCCATTATTGAGGAGGATGACGAAGGCGTTTTTATCTTTGATACGACCGGGGTCATTACTTATGATGATGTTGTCCAATACGAGACGGGTGTAGCTATTCTAGAAACAGAAATCGTTTTTGTTCAAGATGGATATGCAGAATCCTTTTATTTCAATGACCTAGCAGCTATGGGAATGTCTAATTTTACATCAGAAAATATTGAAGGCATTGTAAATAGTGTCGGCGGTATGATGCCTTTAATTATAGTAGTGATTGCTGTAATTATGTATTTATACAATACAGCCTTAAAATTTATTGGTGTTACTGTATTGGCTGTCATTGGTTTAATCATCAAAGAAACATTACATTCGAATGTGAAATATCGTCACCTTTGGATTATGTCTGCTTATACTGTCACATTACCAACGATTTTGTTCGCTTACATTAAATTATTAATCACTGTACCATATCCCTTTGTTTTTTATTGGCTTATTGCCATAGCTATTTTGACATTGGTTGTAAAGAAAGTGCCAAAACCTAAGCGCAAGCCAGCAACACCTGTCGAAGCCGGTCCAGAAGAGGAAAATGAGGATGTAAAACCCAAAGAATAA
- a CDS encoding Na/Pi cotransporter family protein has protein sequence MDLQTLLFMFFGGLGIFLFGIKYMGDGLQNVAGDRLREVLDRFTSNPVMGVIAGLVVTILLQTSTGTTVLTVGLVNAGFMTLKQAIGVIMGANIGTTVTAFIIGIKISQYALPIIAAGAVLLFFFKNKKINYYGQVVFGFGALFYGLETMGTGLKPIREVQAFADLTVSMSDNPLLGVLIGTLFTVLVQSSSAAIGMLQTLFAQGAMSLDAALPVLFGDNIGTTITAVLASIGASIAARRAALTHVIFNVIGTVLILIIIRPFTVFIAYIQESLGLNPEMTIAFAHGIFNVSNTLIQLPFVAVLAIIVTKLIPGEEYEIEYKAKHLDERFIRSSPAIAIGQSREEVLRMGEFAEKGLTEAKQYLLTGQKRHSEMTVQFEEAINNLDRKITDYLIKISAGSLSEHDSKLHSMLMDTVRDIERIGDHMENIVELKDYQLANKVPMSESALEDLHEMFDLTIETVGKAISCLGNGDRDIALSVVDKEDLIDKMERKLRKKHILRVNEGKCTGAAGIVFVDIVSNLERIGDHAVNIAEAVIGEEN, from the coding sequence TTGGATTTACAGACGTTGTTGTTTATGTTCTTCGGAGGGCTCGGTATTTTTCTATTTGGGATTAAGTACATGGGGGATGGCCTTCAAAATGTCGCAGGGGATCGTTTACGAGAAGTGTTAGACCGATTCACCTCGAATCCAGTGATGGGTGTTATTGCTGGACTAGTCGTAACAATTTTACTTCAAACAAGTACAGGAACAACAGTGTTAACGGTAGGACTCGTAAATGCTGGGTTTATGACGTTAAAACAAGCTATTGGTGTCATTATGGGGGCAAATATCGGGACAACGGTAACGGCCTTTATAATCGGGATTAAGATTTCACAATATGCTTTACCGATCATCGCAGCGGGAGCTGTATTGCTATTTTTCTTTAAAAATAAAAAGATTAATTACTATGGACAAGTTGTTTTCGGTTTTGGTGCTCTTTTTTATGGACTTGAAACGATGGGAACAGGTCTTAAACCAATCCGTGAAGTACAAGCATTCGCTGACTTAACCGTGTCAATGAGTGATAATCCATTATTAGGGGTTTTAATTGGAACTTTATTTACTGTGTTAGTTCAAAGTTCCTCAGCGGCTATTGGGATGTTGCAAACATTATTTGCACAAGGGGCCATGTCACTAGATGCGGCATTGCCGGTATTATTTGGGGATAATATCGGAACGACCATTACGGCTGTCTTAGCTTCAATTGGGGCATCCATAGCAGCGAGAAGAGCGGCTTTAACACATGTTATTTTTAATGTTATTGGGACGGTATTAATCTTAATAATAATTCGTCCATTTACAGTATTCATCGCATATATTCAAGAATCACTCGGCTTAAATCCAGAAATGACTATTGCGTTTGCCCACGGGATTTTTAATGTTTCAAATACATTAATTCAATTACCTTTCGTGGCTGTGTTAGCTATCATTGTTACGAAGCTAATTCCTGGTGAAGAATATGAAATTGAATATAAAGCAAAGCATCTTGATGAGCGCTTTATTCGTAGCTCTCCAGCTATTGCTATTGGTCAGTCTAGAGAAGAAGTGCTACGCATGGGTGAATTTGCTGAAAAGGGTTTAACTGAAGCAAAGCAATATTTATTAACAGGTCAAAAACGTCATTCTGAAATGACGGTTCAGTTTGAAGAAGCGATTAATAATTTAGATCGAAAAATTACCGATTATTTAATTAAGATTTCTGCTGGATCATTATCTGAACATGATTCTAAGCTGCACTCGATGCTGATGGATACAGTTCGTGACATTGAACGAATTGGTGACCATATGGAAAATATCGTGGAATTAAAAGATTACCAGCTCGCTAATAAAGTTCCGATGTCAGAAAGTGCGTTAGAAGACTTACATGAAATGTTTGATTTAACGATTGAAACAGTAGGCAAAGCGATTTCCTGTTTAGGAAATGGCGACCGTGATATCGCCTTATCTGTTGTGGATAAAGAAGATTTAATTGATAAGATGGAACGAAAGCTTCGTAAAAAGCATATCCTTCGTGTGAATGAAGGAAAATGCACTGGAGCTGCCGGTATTGTTTTTGTTGATATTGTTAGTAATTTAGAGCGAATTGGCGACCATGCGGTAAATATTGCAGAAGCTGTCATCGGAGAAGAAAATTAA
- the sodA gene encoding superoxide dismutase translates to MAYELPALPYAANALEPHIDEDTMNIHHGKHHNTYIQKLNAALEGHDELASKSVEDLIKNLDAVPENIRTAVRNNGGGHANHTLFWTLLSPNGGGEPTGELAEAINNTFGSLDSFKEQFANAGANRFGSGWAWLVVNNGELEVTSTPNQDSPVMEGKTPILGLDVWEHAYYLKYQNRRPDYISAFWNVVNWDEVAKLYSAAK, encoded by the coding sequence ATGGCTTATGAATTACCAGCATTACCTTATGCAGCAAACGCATTAGAACCACACATTGATGAAGACACAATGAATATTCACCACGGGAAACATCACAACACGTACATTCAAAAATTAAATGCAGCACTAGAGGGACATGATGAGCTTGCGAGCAAATCTGTTGAAGATTTAATCAAAAACTTAGATGCAGTTCCTGAAAACATCCGTACGGCTGTTCGTAATAATGGTGGTGGACATGCTAACCACACATTGTTCTGGACACTTCTTAGTCCAAATGGTGGCGGTGAGCCAACTGGTGAGCTTGCAGAAGCAATCAACAATACATTTGGTAGCTTAGACAGCTTCAAAGAGCAATTTGCGAACGCTGGTGCTAATCGCTTTGGTTCTGGTTGGGCTTGGTTAGTTGTAAACAATGGTGAACTAGAAGTAACAAGTACACCAAACCAAGACTCTCCAGTAATGGAAGGGAAAACACCAATCCTTGGATTGGATGTTTGGGAGCATGCTTATTACTTAAAGTATCAAAACCGTCGTCCTGATTACATTTCAGCATTCTGGAATGTTGTAAACTGGGATGAAGTTGCAAAGCTTTACAGCGCTGCAAAATAA
- a CDS encoding MFS transporter, which produces MKAILKKMIGEVEVNRDLTLLLVIGGMYSLSIALSNTFVNVYLWKQSGEFMDIALYNLASVFMQPIAFIVAGLWAKKIDRVIVLRLGVSFLSVFFFTVLFLGGNANEYLLLLGALLGIGFGFYWLAFNVLTFEITEPETRVFFNGFLGLVTSLAGMIGPIFAGILITRMEKFTGYTFIFAISLILFVAAVITSFFLERRSAKGSFHFLKILKERKNNKNWKHVLHAHFFQGLREGTFVFVISVWVYITTQSELALGTYGLVASAVSFVSYYIATRMIKEQFRKKAILLGGIILYLAIFLIIFDLTFTKLIIYAVVISIAYPTLLVPYVSLTYDVIGKGWKAAEMRVEYIVVRELFLNGGRIVSILAFLATITLFNEEQGIPGLLLVIGAGHLILYFFIRHVHLPVNEGGKSYAFSRQDKGEGDSGGTTV; this is translated from the coding sequence ATGAAAGCGATACTGAAAAAGATGATTGGGGAAGTCGAGGTTAATCGCGATTTAACATTGCTGCTTGTCATTGGGGGAATGTATTCGTTAAGTATTGCATTGTCCAATACGTTTGTAAATGTGTACTTATGGAAGCAGTCAGGGGAATTTATGGATATTGCGCTTTACAATTTAGCTTCTGTATTTATGCAACCTATCGCGTTTATCGTTGCGGGGTTATGGGCGAAAAAGATTGACCGGGTAATTGTATTGCGGTTAGGTGTAAGCTTCCTATCCGTATTCTTTTTTACTGTGCTTTTTTTAGGCGGTAATGCAAATGAGTATCTTTTATTATTAGGAGCCTTACTAGGAATTGGTTTTGGCTTTTATTGGCTCGCTTTTAATGTACTCACCTTTGAGATTACTGAACCGGAAACCCGTGTTTTTTTTAATGGCTTTTTAGGTTTAGTCACTTCACTTGCTGGGATGATCGGACCAATTTTCGCAGGGATTTTAATTACGAGAATGGAGAAGTTTACTGGATATACGTTTATTTTCGCCATTTCTTTGATTTTATTTGTCGCTGCAGTTATTACTAGCTTTTTTTTGGAAAGACGTTCAGCAAAAGGCTCATTTCACTTTTTGAAAATTTTAAAAGAACGGAAAAACAACAAAAACTGGAAACATGTGCTACATGCACATTTCTTCCAAGGTTTGCGTGAAGGTACATTTGTCTTTGTCATTTCAGTTTGGGTCTATATAACGACGCAAAGTGAATTGGCATTAGGGACATATGGTTTAGTCGCGTCAGCCGTGTCCTTTGTGAGTTATTACATTGCTACTCGAATGATAAAAGAACAATTTAGGAAAAAAGCGATATTACTAGGTGGGATTATACTTTACCTTGCGATTTTCCTTATTATTTTTGACTTAACATTTACGAAGCTTATCATTTATGCTGTAGTGATTTCAATTGCTTACCCGACCTTACTTGTTCCTTATGTATCATTAACATATGATGTGATCGGAAAAGGTTGGAAAGCAGCAGAAATGAGAGTCGAGTATATTGTTGTGCGTGAGTTGTTCCTTAATGGAGGAAGAATTGTGTCAATTCTTGCTTTTTTAGCTACGATTACATTATTTAATGAAGAACAAGGCATCCCTGGTCTTCTTCTCGTCATTGGAGCTGGACATTTGATTCTTTATTTCTTTATCCGTCATGTCCACCTTCCTGTAAATGAAGGAGGAAAAAGTTATGCGTTTTCTAGGCAAGACAAAGGTGAGGGAGATAGTGGAGGAACGACTGTGTAA
- a CDS encoding penicillin-binding protein 2: protein MGNNKKKKRNHVPARLNFLFLVVFLLFSALILRLGVVQIVQGEEYVKELERTTNVTARIDAPRGLMYDRFGNIVVDNELELSITYTPQKKTTHAEKLEIAQKLEKLIEVDEEMLDNIIPRDRIDYWIITRPKEAEKKLTDEERREINDPTEEYRLTVERITDEDLSDISKQEERVLAIKREMDRGYALAPQRIKQGITEEEAHIVGEHLFELPGVDILRDSTRTYVYEDTFRSFFGRTGSIPREKLDYYLSRGYERSDQVGTSFIELQYEEALRGQKALVESVTSRGAVVGEREQLGQRGNDLVLTVDMELQQIVEGIVKKEVEAGAGSFIDEKAAYIVMMNPKTGEILAMNGYEDDTGALNKAYAMGSSIKGATMLMGFHEGSVRPDQYIYDRPIQIGGQTKKSISNLGSINDLQALEKSSNVYMFFIAMDMAGFRYGTNCCWNDIPGTYDKMRYYYSQFGLGSETAIDLPSVSTGLSGGIGQGGNLLDFSIGQFDTYTTLQLAQYISTIANDGYRMQPHLVKEIRQPSPIKDELGPVVYQNDPKILNRIDMSDAHIKRVQNGFQRVANSRYSGTWRNAGFSYDVAAKTGTAEVRVAVTRSDGTRYLVDGTNQTLVAYAPFDDPEIAVAVVVPHVRGKNPHPFSRNILKQSMDAYFELKDNRNGPLSNGEERAVQNEEEEENN from the coding sequence ATGGGGAATAATAAAAAGAAGAAACGTAACCATGTACCTGCACGCCTTAATTTCCTTTTTTTAGTTGTGTTTCTTTTGTTTTCTGCACTCATATTACGATTAGGTGTCGTCCAAATTGTACAAGGGGAAGAATACGTAAAAGAATTAGAACGAACAACGAATGTTACAGCTAGAATCGATGCACCACGAGGATTAATGTATGATCGCTTTGGTAATATTGTCGTTGATAATGAATTAGAATTATCGATTACGTACACACCACAAAAAAAGACGACACATGCGGAAAAGCTAGAAATTGCTCAGAAGCTTGAAAAGTTAATTGAAGTGGACGAAGAAATGCTTGATAATATTATTCCACGTGACCGCATTGATTACTGGATTATTACTAGACCAAAAGAAGCGGAAAAAAAGCTAACAGATGAAGAACGCCGAGAGATAAATGACCCGACAGAAGAATATCGTTTAACTGTTGAGAGAATAACAGACGAAGATTTAAGTGACATTTCGAAGCAAGAAGAGCGAGTGCTTGCTATTAAACGCGAAATGGACCGTGGCTATGCATTAGCACCACAACGAATTAAGCAAGGGATTACAGAAGAAGAAGCTCATATAGTAGGAGAGCATTTGTTTGAGCTTCCAGGTGTCGATATTTTACGAGACTCTACGAGAACGTATGTATATGAAGATACATTCCGAAGCTTTTTTGGACGGACAGGTTCAATCCCGCGCGAAAAGCTAGATTATTATTTATCAAGAGGATATGAACGTTCTGACCAAGTCGGTACGAGTTTTATTGAGCTCCAATATGAAGAAGCGCTCCGTGGTCAAAAAGCATTAGTCGAAAGTGTGACAAGTAGAGGGGCTGTTGTTGGAGAGCGTGAGCAATTAGGTCAGCGAGGCAATGACTTAGTGTTAACTGTTGATATGGAGCTTCAACAAATTGTAGAAGGCATCGTAAAAAAAGAAGTAGAAGCAGGTGCAGGCTCATTTATCGATGAAAAAGCGGCCTATATCGTGATGATGAATCCAAAAACAGGTGAAATTTTAGCGATGAACGGGTATGAAGATGACACAGGTGCTTTAAATAAAGCGTATGCGATGGGGTCATCGATAAAAGGAGCGACAATGTTAATGGGGTTTCATGAAGGCTCTGTTAGACCTGATCAATACATTTATGACCGTCCAATTCAAATTGGAGGACAAACAAAAAAGTCAATCTCGAATCTAGGTAGTATTAATGACCTTCAAGCGTTAGAAAAATCCTCCAACGTTTATATGTTTTTTATTGCTATGGATATGGCTGGATTTCGATACGGAACGAATTGTTGTTGGAATGATATTCCTGGTACTTATGATAAAATGCGCTATTATTATAGTCAGTTTGGGTTAGGGTCTGAAACAGCAATTGATTTGCCATCAGTTTCTACTGGTTTAAGTGGTGGTATTGGTCAAGGGGGGAACTTGCTTGACTTTTCGATTGGCCAGTTTGATACGTATACAACATTACAGCTTGCTCAATATATTTCGACAATTGCCAATGACGGATATCGAATGCAACCGCATCTCGTTAAAGAAATTCGGCAGCCGAGTCCCATAAAAGATGAGTTAGGACCGGTTGTGTATCAAAATGACCCAAAAATATTAAACCGCATTGATATGAGTGATGCCCATATTAAAAGGGTACAAAACGGTTTCCAACGTGTCGCAAATTCACGTTATTCTGGAACATGGAGAAATGCTGGATTTTCTTATGATGTCGCAGCGAAAACAGGTACAGCAGAAGTTCGTGTCGCGGTTACAAGAAGTGACGGGACACGATATTTAGTCGATGGAACAAACCAAACATTAGTGGCATATGCACCGTTTGATGATCCTGAAATCGCAGTTGCAGTCGTTGTCCCGCATGTTCGTGGGAAAAACCCGCATCCATTTTCGCGAAATATTTTAAAGCAATCAATGGATGCTTATTTTGAACTAAAAGATAATCGAAATGGTCCTCTTTCAAATGGAGAAGAGCGAGCTGTTCAAAATGAGGAAGAGGAAGAAAATAATTAA
- a CDS encoding endolytic transglycosylase MltG: protein MSKKGLRGLATGLFIATSVLGYMYFFQTTQAESDKQDETMPEIQLSSEEMMAILEEQGFIILEEQQYNSLLEKTATEEEDERIEATVTIEQGMSSTDVALALEEAEIISDHHEFIHFVEEQNASSQIRRGEYLLHNEMSFQEIIEIIT, encoded by the coding sequence ATGTCCAAAAAAGGATTACGTGGTCTTGCAACCGGTCTATTTATTGCAACAAGCGTGTTAGGATATATGTATTTTTTTCAAACGACTCAAGCAGAATCAGATAAGCAAGATGAAACAATGCCTGAAATTCAGCTTTCAAGTGAAGAAATGATGGCTATCTTAGAAGAACAAGGTTTTATTATCTTAGAGGAACAACAATATAACTCTTTGCTTGAAAAAACGGCTACTGAAGAAGAGGACGAAAGAATTGAAGCGACTGTAACGATTGAGCAAGGCATGAGTAGTACAGATGTCGCACTCGCTCTAGAAGAAGCTGAAATTATTTCTGACCATCATGAGTTTATTCATTTTGTTGAAGAACAAAATGCCTCTTCACAAATTAGACGGGGAGAATATTTGTTACACAATGAAATGAGCTTTCAAGAGATTATTGAAATCATTACGTAA